From the genome of Anopheles moucheti chromosome 3, idAnoMoucSN_F20_07, whole genome shotgun sequence, one region includes:
- the LOC128305037 gene encoding uncharacterized protein LOC128305037, with protein sequence MAYFSVLSEMAFVVVLAMVSTVLAGRTLFLGREPPRTLQMIGSANPRMLHKISTDLQPDTSKVVHIQAPYYIERPKPRTKKFQPWIPRGQRFVSSSGVGSLQQHLSAGPVSFGTPFPAREAPFQAKPILPNEFLANPGPYDTPFVPVMKPSPVNPLHVEHPAPEIMFEPISILPLETPSFATIRNHVNYLKQKQNAFFEGQGREFGLGGATVPDELEYFSEHDKRIGEGAIHNGDSDRTGGERNTLSEHDFGQNDRKYDRRGKAMASAKGEDHEEEDEQSEEDDFYDSEGKQYQDDDFEDSRDETDRAAAFEPKKVYTQVRHRDIVRHEPRSGREENVEENEDEEDEEESEDHDQDGKGNGKEKSHNQEDDDEEDDEDAEGDHQERHHRRLPIRERVNLERKNIVYTEKGRQAHNFDHGSEESFGEFEQKEEPKSKRRNRIKRSAEDMPEPAISNRTLSDQIVDVLAMVILGNETLPLPEALTDPRELHGEELIKFLDEAIQNTTQYLPEGRLKEREVISIVSPPSNVVKFPYYNRPASDIDVDSALRYAENLTSFSTGLYDAKTADGVECNEVDVELEDEPEPIPEDTSGEGFKPIRRLKGLGDKIDCLKRKHFGSEPLDNPLFREEFVGVVPRKMYVGKGTTPAVPAQQSQQPQPNPAVAVYNDVIRHIKKHLASQQRRKNSKADTEQDTVMIAVPRILRLDHEDPELTGTHLKREARLAFPQANPLPVSNHISVPIFDISKFVPRFMMRPNKDLFAEQDLPVTTVRTPRVSSPKVRLQTLVRTAEQLAEGAVAVEEGVEQILTTERNPVRDDIADAFDDVLAKPNQLPAPLQPIKQYSVVEKDTKDSGPEATFNKSGPPYAALALEPPVAQSILKQRIAPLERNHLDLAKAKRFPTKKIPRKTRRPSVTRKKVLVFYH encoded by the coding sequence atggCTTATTTCAGTGTTTTGAGTGAAATGGCGTTCGTAGTGGTGCTAGCAATGGTGAGCACAGTGTTAGCAGGGCGTACCTTATTTCTCGGTCGGGAACCACCACGTACGCTGCAAATGATCGGTTCCGCAAATCCGCGGATGCTGCACAAGATCAGTACGGATCTGCAGCCCGACACCTCCAAAGTGGTGCACATTCAGGCGCCGTACTACATCGAACGGCCGAAACCGCGCACCAAGAAGTTCCAGCCCTGGATTCCGCGCGGCCAACGGTTCGTGTCCTCGTCGGGGGTCGGATCGCTGCAGCAGCATCTTTCCGCCGGTCCGGTTTCGTTCGGTACACCTTTCCCAGCGCGGGAAGCCCCCTTCCAAGCGAAACCCATCCTGCCGAACGAGTTTCTCGCCAATCCGGGACCGTACGACACGCCGTTCGTGCCGGTAATGAAACCAAGCCCCGTGAACCCGCTTCACGTCGAACATCCCGCCCCGGAGATTATGTTCGAACCGATCAGTATTCTCCCACTGGAAACACCCTCTTTCGCGACGATACGCAACCACGTGAACTATCTGAAGCAGAAGCAGAATGCATTCTTTGAAGGGCAGGGCCGCGAGTTCGGTTTGGGTGGTGCCACGGTGCCGGATGAGCTGGAGTACTTCAGCGAACATGACAAACGGATTGGCGAAGGTGCTATACACAACGGTGATTCCGATCGTACGGGTGGTGAACGGAACACACTTTCCGAGCATGATTTTGGACAGAACGATCGCAAGTATGATCGACGTGGTAAGGCGATGGCATCGGCGAAGGGAGAGGATCATGAGGAAGAGGACGAACAGTCTGAAGAGGACGATTTCTATGACTCGGAGGGGAAACAGTATCAGGATGATGATTTCGAAGATTCACGTGATGAGACGGACCGAGCGGCTGCATTCGAACCGAAGAAGGTGTACACGCAGGTTAGACATCGCGACATAGTACGACACGAGCCACGATCAGGACGTGAGGAGAATGTGGAAGAGAATGAGGATGAAGAGGACGAGGAAGAGAGTGAAGATCATGATCAagatggaaaaggaaatggcaaagaaaaatcacacaacCAAGAGGATGACGACGAAGAAGACGATGAGGATGCGGAAGGTGATCACCAAGAGCGCCACCACCGGCGACTCCCGATACGTGAGCGTGTTAACCTGGAGCGTAAGAACATCGTCTACACGGAGAAAGGACGCCAAGCGCACAACTTTGATCATGGTTCGGAAGAATCGTTCGGCGAATTCGAACAGAAGGAGGAACCGAAATCGAAGCGTCGGAACAGAATAAAACGATCGGCTGAGGACATGCCAGAACCAGCCATTTCCAATAGGACGCTTTCCGATCAGATTGTGGACGTGCTAGCAATGGTGATCTTGGGCAACGAAACTCTACCCCTCCCGGAAGCGTTAACCGATCCACGTGAACTGCATGGTGAAGAACTGATCAAGTTCCTAGACGAAGCGATCCAAAACACCACACAGTACCTACCCGAAGGACGGCTGAAGGAACGCGAAGTTATAAGCATCGTGTCCCCACCGAGCAATGTGGTGAAGTTCCCATACTACAACCGTCCGGCGAGTGATATCGACGTTGATTCAGCGTTACGATACGCGGAAAATCTGACGAGCTTCAGCACTGGACTGTACGATGCCAAAACGGCGGATGGTGTGGAGTGTAACGAGGTGGACGTTGAGCTGGAGGATGAACCGGAACCCATCCCGGAAGATACGTCCGGCGAAGGTTTCAAACCGATTCGACGGCTCAAGGGTTTGGGCGATAAGATAGATTGCTTGAAGCGAAAACACTTCGGCAGCGAACCGCTCGATAATCCACTGTTTCGGGAAGAGTTTGTTGGGGTAGTGCCGCGGAAGATGTACGTTGGTAAGGGCACAACGCCGGCCGTCCCTGCGCAACAGAGCCAGCAGCCACAGCCCAATCCAGCTGTGGCGGTTTACAACGACGTAATACGCCACATCAAGAAGCATCTCGCTAGTCAGCAACGTCGCAAAAATTCCAAAGCGGACACGGAGCAAGACACGGTGATGATCGCGGTACCGCGCATACTGCGCTTAGATCACGAAGATCCCGAACTGACCGGAACGCATCTGAAGCGTGAGGCCCGCTTAGCGTTCCCGCAGGCGAACCCACTGCCCGTTTCCAACCACATCAGTGTGCCGATCTTCGACATCAGTAAGTTCGTGCCAAGGTTTATGATGCGCCCGAATAAGGATCTCTTTGCGGAGCAGGACCTGCCCGTGACGACGGTGAGGACACCGCGGGTAAGCAGCCCCAAGGTGCGTCTGCAGACGTTGGTTAGAACGGCGGAACAGCTGGCAGAAGGTGCGGTCGCCGTTGAGGAAGGCGTGGAGCAGATACTGACCACGGAGCGAAACCCGGTGCGGGACGATATAGCGGATGCGTTCGATGATGTACTAGCCAAACCGAATCAACTGCCCGCACCGTTGCAACCCATAAAACAGTACAGCGTCGTTGAGAAGGACACCAAGGACAGTGGACCCGAGGCGACATTCAACAAGTCGGGACCGCCGTACGCGGCACTTGCACTAGAACCACCGGTGGCGCAAAGTATTCTAAAGCAGCGTATTGCCCCGCTGGAGCGTAATCATCTCGATCTGGCAAAGGCGAAACGATTTCCAACGAAGAAGATACCGCGAAAGACTAGAAGACCCTCAGTCACACGAAAGAAGGTGCTCGTGTTCTATCACTGA